A window of the Diabrotica undecimpunctata isolate CICGRU chromosome 1, icDiaUnde3, whole genome shotgun sequence genome harbors these coding sequences:
- the LOC140441379 gene encoding uncharacterized protein, which produces MIQLTGKLLIFLFVVQGVYSFCENKDAFNNVSVNVHLSRNVRGIKLVQVSLYKQDHYAIIDVKQGNITDLCDGIIKNFPVLESLFLINVNVSRIQPNAFQAVPRLRELSLAVNNIEDLVDGSFNNLDSLETLYLSGNKIKFISGETFQNMKSLKHLHLDRNLITKLGPNCLRGSSLLSVLDLRHNLMELVDGNTFPTLEPIFTEPVTIFLGNNNIKDVDPSVFSFKNPIRLHLERNNLNTISTLFHGIKEFSVIYLNNNQFNCLPDDVLTNVKTTTKTIYLLDNPISCDCLKTIENSFADELYGVEHLIYNSTFPCDMPVYLIP; this is translated from the coding sequence ATGATCCAGTTAACTggtaaacttttaatttttttatttgtggtACAAGGTGTGTATTCTTTTTGTGAGAACAAGGACGCATTTAATAATGTAAGTGTAAATGTGCACCTATCGAGAAACGTAAGAGGTATCAAGCTTGTTCAAGTGAGTTTATATAAGCAGGACCACTATGCAATAATAGATGTTAAACAAGGTAATATTACAGACCTATGTGAtggtattattaaaaattttccagTACTAGAATCGCTGTTTTTAATCAACGTAAATGTATCCAGAATTCAACCAAATGCTTTTCAAGCAGTGCCCAGATTAAGAGAATTATCTTTGGCTGTAAATAATATAGAAGATTTAGTGGATGGTAGTTTTAACAACCTCGATTCCCTAGAAACTTTGTACTTATCtggaaacaaaattaaatttattagcgGCGAGACTTTCCAGAACATGAAAAGCTTAAAACACCTTCATTTAGACAGAAACCTAATAACCAAACTTGGTCCAAACTGCCTTAGGGGAAGTTCTCTATTAAGTGTGTTAGACCTAAGACATAATTTAATGGAACTTGTAGATGGCAACACCTTTCCCACTTTAGAACCAATTTTTACTGAACCAGTAACCATCTTTTTAGGAAACAACAATATCAAAGATGTAGATCCCAGTGTTTTCTCCTTCAAGAATCCCATCAGGCTTCATTTAGAACGAAACAATCTAAATACGATATCTACGCTTTTTCATGGTATAAAAGAATTTAGTGTTATTTACTTAAACAACAATCAATTCAACTGTTTACCTGACGATGTATTGACAAATGTAAAAACGACAACAAAGACTATATACCTTTTGGATAATCCCATATCATGTGATTGTCTGAAAACTATAGAGAACTCATTTGCTGATGAACTCTACGGGGTAGAACATTTGATTTATAATAGTACTTTTCCATGTGATATGCCAGTTTATCTAATCCCTTAA